ctacacccctaaatgtccaaattgagcactgcttgtcattttccctccaaaatgtcatgtgactcgttagtgttactaggtctcaggtgtgcacagggagcaggtgtgttcaatttagtagtacagctctcacactctctcatactggtcactgaaagttccaacatggcacctcatggcaaagaactctctgaggatcttaaaaaacgaattgttgcgctacatgaagatggccaaggctacaagaagattgccaacaccctgaaactgagctgcagcacagtggccaagatcatccagcgttttaaaagagcagggtccactcagaacagacctcgcgttggtcgtccaaagaagctgagtgcacgtgctcagcgtcacatccaactgttgtctttgaaagataggcgcaggagtgctgtcagcattgctgcagagattgaaaaggtgggtggtcagcctgtcagtgctcagaccatacgccgcacactacatcaaattggtctgcatggctgtcaccccagaagaaagcctcttctgaagtctctacacaagaaagcccgcaaacagtttgctgaagacatgtcaacaaaggacatggattactggaaccatgccctatggtctgatgagaccaagattaatttgtttggttcagatggtctcaagcatgtgtggcggcaatcaggtgaggagtacaaagataagtgtgtcatgcctacagtcaagcatggtggtgggaatgccatggtctggggctgcatgagtgcagcaggtgttggggagttacatttcattgagggacacatgaactccaatatgtactgtgaaatactgaagcagagcatgatcccctccctccggaaactgggtcgcagggcagtgttccagcatgataatgaccccaaacacacctctaagacgaccactgctttattgaagaggctgagggtaaaggtgatggactggccaagcatgtctccagacctaaacccaatagaacatctttggggcatcctcagacggaaggtggaggagcgcaaagtctcgaatatccgccagctccgtgatgtcatcatggaggagtggaaaagcattccagtggcaacctgtgaagctctggtgaactccatgcccaggagagttaaggcagttctgggaaataatggtggccacacaaaatattgacacatcaggaactttcactaaggggtgtactcacttttgttgccggtggtttagacattaatggctgtatattgagttattttaagggaagaataaatttacactgttatataagctgcacacagactacttttcattgtgtcaaagtgtcattttgtcagtgttgtcccatgaaaagatatacttaaatatctgcagaaatgtgaggggtgtactcacttttgtgatgcactgtatgtaaatagctaaatataatattgtgtatatataatattgataattatatatatatatatatatatatatatatataattcctaatatatacactaagcatcagtgtacagacctgttccaggttttaaacacactcctggtccTCTTAAACAAAAACCCCTCCATCAGGGGCGCTTCCTGGGCCCCCGTGCCGCCCCCGTGACCCGGGTCACCCCCGGAGGATGCCCGGGGAGGCGCCCCGCGATACAGCACACGCAGAAACCTCTGTCTCAGAGAAGCAGCCAtcgtaaatgaggagaaaatcaaaatgctgctcctgaagagcacaggtccacattgtgatgtcacagcgTTCCGAGGGAGCAGAGTGAATTTACCTTTACCATATATGGGCATGACTGAATTCATCTCACTGCACATATACTGACTTGATTTTCACTGTGGGACGGCTTctggagggtcctgggttcgattaccgggtaaaatttgcatgttctccccatgtcctgggGGTAACAGGgtaccctaggtataagtgtgtgtgtgacacaccctggtactgacacaccccataccatgaaacaccctggtactggtactgacacacccccataccatgacacaccctgatactggtactgacacacccccataccatgacacaccctggtactgacacacccccataccatgatacaccctggtactgacacacccccataccatgacacaccctggtactggtactgacacaccccttaccatgacacaccctggtactgacacacccccataccatgacacaccctggtactgacacacccccataccatgacacaccctggtactgacacacccccataccatgacacaccctggtactggtactgacacaccccataccatgacacaccctggtactggtactgacacacccccataccataacacaccctggtactggtactgacacactctataccatgacacaccctggtactggtactgtcacacccccatacaatgacacaccctggtactggtaaatcatcaagttttttacattaatatttaaactgaattcattcattaagtTTCCTCTCCTACAGCCGAGACGAACTTGAGACCAACAGTAAaactctccatcgtttctgtgtggcaggtcCTTAACTGAAgtgctgtcagtgtagaatcgggtatgtgggtatatgccctaCCCTTGTACATaggctggttagctcagttggttagagcgtggtgctaataatgccaaggtcgcgggttcaATCCCCGTATGGGCCACACCTGCTTTTGGACTTAATCTAACTAACAAGtgagccttctctaactagcaggtcctattgacctgggcttcaaacgttgtctctgacaagtgtgagatctttttaatgcccctctcattcaggtcagaaacatgccgttatttcaatttgccaaacttaactgccctgctgtaaaagttagcaagtcatgtgacctgtGTGTACCATCCAATGAAACGTCTTTTTGTGTGTCTccgtggcgcaatcggttagcgcgttcggctattaaccgaaaggttggtggttcgagcccacccagggacgagtgtcttttattgcacaacctgcctgttgatcaaacggatatgagacacaacgaCAATGTGTAGCTCCACAGAATAGTGGGAATAAGTaactaaaaacatccagtaaacaacagtcctacaagcacaaatatccacctgataagtcaccggagacTGACTgtacaaagtggaagaacgttcttttggtttcagtagatgttaaataaagataaccgcccaacgtggggctcaaACCCCATCCTGAGctatgctctaccgactgagctagccgggctcaagcagcatgtcagaacagacagctcatcggtcagaccatcagagagatgtacattgtaaaaaaatatttgagCAATAAGTCAAGATaacttctttctttcatttactttaacttatcAAAATAATTTTTGTAATTTCAACTAGATTTTACAAGTTTTCAGCATTTCAACTTAAGTTTTTAAATAAGTTCAATGAAATGGAATCTGAAGGAGTCAGATGAACTTAACTATGTGAGTTCTGCTCTCTAACATTGTGTAACTGTATTAATGTGTCATAGGAGGAGCCCTTTGTTTTGatcaattaatttagcaatatgATGGTCTTTATCGGTAATATACTAATCTTACAGATATTCCTGACGTAGTAATAAtttaaactagagaattctaAACGAAACACCTAACGGGCATCTGCAGACACCAGCTAATAAAAGTGAACTACACCTGGAGGCGGAGGAATACATTTTGAGGGCGAAATGTTGAACGTCACTAGCTACAACCAGGCGGAGGAAAAACGACCGTTACGGACAGTCTCAGTGAGGTGAGTGGGTGCATTAATTATCGATTTTGAAAACTATCTTTAGTATTTGGTTCATCAGGTGTCTTGTAAAAAATACATGCCATAAATTGCTCTCATGTTAGTATATTCTTTACAGGATGAGGCTTCTATCAGTTTTGCGTAGTTTTCGTGAAAGATGTTAGCTAGCTTGGAAATAAGTTGGCAAACCGAGGCAGCTAGTTAAACCAAACCGCTAGCTTACACTAAACTCTAGCTTGCCTTCCCGCACTTTTAATTCAAGCCAGTTGCCGTTTAACAAATGCACACATATATACCGATGTGAgtttaaagcaaataataatgataactcAAAATCCAAATATTTTACATACTACAGATGTAATCGATCATTTATGACTTGTTTGGAGTTTAAATTCTACATCCAGATCTTAATATATGTCAGCGAGACTACTCTACATGGTTTAATACACAGTATGAGTTTATctgaattataaaaataaatgaacttcACCTTAACACCTGCTGTTTAAAATGGCGGGCTGCAGTTTTCAGCTTCACGGTAAAGTTTATTGAGTAGTTTGAGTATATAAATTAAGACCTGGACGTGTGTTGAGAACCTTTTTTGGGCACATATTtacaaagataataataataatcttaaaaAGATTTCTTTAGGGGTTCTTTAGTAAATACATTGATTCTATATAGAGCCATGAACACTCAAACAACCATTTGCATGATTAAATAGTTTTTTGCATGCTCAAATCAGATTGATGAGAATGTGTTGTGTATGGTTCTATAGCACCAAAAAGTGTTCTATTGTTATAAGCTTGAGATCGCAACAATAGCAGAACACTTTTTGGTGCTAACCATACACAACACATTCTGCATCAATCTGAAGAACGTTTTCATCATACAAAGAGCAATTTAGGCATGCACATGGTTCTTTAAGTGTTCATGGTTCTATATACAACTAATGTCTTTATTAAAGAACCTGTAAAGAACCATCTTTTTAAAAGTGTGGGTGACAATTGATTCCTATTGTTTAACAATCTTAGCCTAGCAGCTCCAGTTTTAACTAAAGAAGGACAATTTGGACTCCAAACATGTCTTGACTGATCTGGGTGAACTCGCTGAACTATTCCTATAATGGTTTGATGTGTGCAGTTTACTCCTTTCATTATGTTTGCAGTTCATATGACTTAATCAAGGTATCCTATATGTGTTCTGATTATGAATTTTCTGTTTTACAGGTTTTGTTTGAATTAATTGAAGTTTCTAACAGTTCTCCAGTCCCATGTGGAATGTGCACAACATGTGAAGAAACACAGAAAAGGAACCAATCTAGTTGCTAAACTTCGCTGTGAGCTTTGTACTTTTTCTACTCCAAGCAACATCAAACAATATGTGGTTCATTTAAAAAGACACTTGAGAAATAGAGAAACTGTGAATTACCCCTTTGTGGAGTGCTCTTTTAAATCTAATGTTTTACCCTTTAGATTCTCATGTGGATTGAATTGTGTTCAATATATTGTTGCATTTAAGTAAACCTTCTGCACTCAAACTTTctctcatacacatacaccgatcagccataacattaaaaccacctccttgtttctagactcactgtccactttatcagctccacttaccttatagaagcactttagttctacaattactgactgtagtccatctgtttttctacatgctttgttagccccctttcaccctgtttttcaatggtcaggacccccacagagcaggtagtatttaggtggtggatcattctcagcactgcagtgacactgacatggtggtggtgtgttagtgtgtgttgtgctggtatgagtggatctgacacagcagcactgctggagttttttaaacacctcactgtcactgctggaatgagaatcGTCCagcaacctaaaatatccagccaacagcatcctgtgagcactgatgaagatctagaagatgaccaactcaaacagcagcaatagatgagcgatcgtctctgactttacatctacaaggtgaaccgaccaagtaggagtgtctaatagagtggacagtgagtggacacggtatttaaaaactccagcagcgctgctgtgtctgatccactcataccagcacaacacgcactaacacaccaccaccatgtcagtgtcactgcagtgctgagaatgatccaccacccaaataatacctgctctgtggtggtcctgaccattgaagaacagggtgaaagggggctaacaaagcatgtagagaaacagatggactacagtcagtaactgtagaactacaaagtgcttctatattgtaagtggagctgattaaatggacagtgagtgtatagaaacaaggaggtggttttaatgttatggctgataggtgtatacATGCGTTCTTATGTAGTGAGTTGCTCTTGGAGACTGAAATGTGTTTcaatttttaattacatttcctaatgttttggtttgttttaacatgtcacttttaataatttatttttgtactttCTTTGTAAACATCTAATCGCACTGAAATCTGGTGTTGAATTCAACTGTTcatccaaaaaaataaaagtgagtTGTTACCTCAGaaattgtgtttgttgttataactataattcacaatttaaaactctaaataattttacattatcttAACTTAAAAACTAATGTCAAGACTGATTTTAACTTAAATATGTAGGTTGAAGCCAATGATTAGAACAAGTGAACAAAACTCATAATGTTTTGTCATCTGTATTTTAAACTTGCATTTCTAAGTTGAAACAACAAGCACTACATAGTCATATCAACCTGAAGACAGGAATCCGAAGCAAAACTGGACTTAAAGTAATGAGTTGAAGTaaatagtaattgtaatttGATTCTACTTGAAACTTTAAGGCAGCTTTTTAACTTAAGTTTTTGagttgaagctgataaaattttttacagtgtagcatggctgagagagagtcaggtgagcatgtgctgtgtatcaggactttgtaacctgagtaatttaatcactgaaagtaagaataccaccctgttcttctgccatctttaattctggcttcatttcacctaatggcagaagactaaaatAAATTTAGACAGTGTAAAATGAAAGTATTAGGAAAATATGAgattaaaagcatcagcttttatttattcttgaaTCATAACAGTTGAcctgataaaacatgaaatatcttgagttcataTCTGCAGTGGAATAAgaatcagtgtaaatgtaagaaactctgtgtctttttattggcattttactgagcaaaactcaagagagttgAACAACACGTGGTGCTTTTAAAGACGTGAATTTTCCTGAACACCATAAATCTTTccttctgacttattattattttaattaatatcaACACCATGAAcaccatttataaataaatttcatTAGTCGTCCttttgagatttttgtttacataaacaaCACCTGAAATTTAACGAACTAACAATTTTAAggtttttattacttatttatttatttagaaaggcTGAACGACAgacgtctataagaagcagcttgtttacagCATCTCTTgcttacggccacaccaccctgagagcacccgatctcgtccgatctaggaagctaagcagggtcgggcctggttagtacttggatgggattccgcctgggaataccaggtgctggaagcttttatccacacacacccaccttcactccaaacctcctgttacacactgacccagcggctttttcttcatcaaagcaacacaatgacacaaagatcagctcatactttcattcttactacagtaaaatacattcaactgacttttaaagtgaagttcaaaatgttgtacagacatcgtcgttatctagtggtgctagaaataaattacagcttgttgcttgggtacagatttgtgacatgATTGTATACAAAGTACACAGGATTCATATGAATGAACAAAACACAGacctcaaataacatgaacctgaaggtctgaacttacattgtagaaaagaaaaacaagccagtagcagaagtgtgcacattaaaccatttacagaagggtcattaagtttggcaaattgaaataatggcatgtttggaGTTGAACAGCGGACTGTAGtcctttagagaggactacagtcagtcctagacgttcttccaagcagttcctctaatgtcatgtttagttctccaacatgcttctctaactctgttctttctttcttacacCTTTTACAATCTGATCATCTGAGTTTGATTCCtgtgtattacagtgtttaCAGAGTGCAAGTAcaatttctctccagtgtgaatgcgctggtgtaatttgagatgacaatgttgattaaaactctgagACCCACACTGAgatcactgatacggtttctctccagtgtgaatgcgctgatgtattTTACGGTCACTTTGTATAGTAAAGCTTTTCTCATacagagcactgatacggtttctctccagtgtgaatgcgctggtgtattaacTCTTTTCTGCCACCTTTATATGCCCTGCATAAACTGGCAGATAGATAACTCCTCCACCAATCACCACGCTGTAGAAGATGTTTAGTTCAACTCTGTTTAATGGCAAACTGGAAGTAGGGTAAAACTACAAGCAGTAAAAACAACACGTTTATAAACTTCAGCACATCAAGACATGAATATCAAATGATATTTAAGTTTAAAGTCCATATGCATATTATTCCAAGTTATGCATTTCAATACTAATAATCCAACATGTGCAAATTCATTTAACTTAATGCATCATGAGCTAACCTGATTCAAGCATGTAATACAAAATCAACTAATActcttaataaacatcaattaaaACGTCTATTAACAAATCAACATACCCACAATGCATCCAAAGGCATGAAATGAACTTCACGAGGCTCCACTACATTCTCGTGCACGAATCGCTTCACTTAGCGAACCGCTACTATGAATCATCATCAGTTACCAAACGACTCttaaacaaacagtaaacattTACCACATGAACTGTATTAACAACACAAACTCAGTTgattaaaactcctcccacactgtgagcactgatgagaGCTGCGTccagaatcgcatacttccatactcaatagtacgcgagaGCAGTACGCGAGAGTGGTTAGTATGTCTGAATACTCagtatacataaaaaggtacgcgggaagtacccggatgacctacttcttgggcagccatgttcgaGTATGCAACCcataatgtatcccataatgcaactgtaGCTGCGAAGCGgaagaaaaaacaagaaattTGGGAGAAGGaggagtcctctgtttacagaggtgtaagtaagataaacaaaataaaaatgttattattgtgtacaaccctaaataacgttatgattagcgcaaaaagacgataaatatccaaaaattTGGCAAGTGGGGCttgtctgtaactatggtggtCTGTAACCATGGCGATATTACATCATCATGTCATCACTTGACgctggtaagatggcggacgtagtacgtaggggtggtgttacttctgtactgaaagcgctgcgtacttcctccaatctagtacagactctgtTAGTATCTGATTCCacacggtttctctccagtgtgaatgtgctggtgtcttctgaaagcactctgttgattaaaactctttccacattaaGAGCTCTGATATGGTTCctccccagtgtgaatgcgctggtgttttttgagattaccctgttgattaaaactctttccacactgtaagcactgatatggtttctttccagtgtgaatgcgctggtgttttttgagattactctgtgtattaaaactcttcccacactgtgagcactgatatggtttctctccactatGAATGCGcaagtgtattttaagctcactctttgcattaaaactcttcccacactgtgagcactgaaacggtttctctccagtgtgaatgcgctggtgtcttttgagagaactccgttgattaaaactcttcccacactgtgagcactgatacggtttatctccagtgtgaatgcgctggtgtgttttgagatcactctgtccattaaaactctttccacactgtgagcactgatacggtttctctccagtgtgaatgcgctggtgttttttgagatgactctgttgaataaaactttttccacattgtgagcactgatacggtttctctccaatgtgaatgcgctggtgtattttgagatcactctgtctattaaaactctttccacattgtgagcactgatacgggttctctccagtgtgaatgtgctggtgtgttttgagattaatctgttgaataaaactttttccacagtgtgaacactgatatggtttctctccagtgtgaatgcgctggtgtcttttgagattaatctgttgaataaaactttttccacattctGAGCacttatacggtttctctccagtgtgaatgcgctggtgttttttgagaggtTCCTGTgtgttaaaactcttctcacactgtgagcactgataaggttttactccagtgtgaatgcgctggtgtattttgagattaccctgtatattaaaactctttccacattgtgagcactgatacggtttctctccagtgtgaatgcgctggtggattttgagactagactgtgtataaaaactcctcccacattgtgagcactgatatggtttctctccagtgtgaatgcgctggtgtattttgagatcactctttgtattgaaactcttctcacactgtgagcactgacacGGCtttactccag
The sequence above is drawn from the Trichomycterus rosablanca isolate fTriRos1 chromosome 14, fTriRos1.hap1, whole genome shotgun sequence genome and encodes:
- the LOC134326158 gene encoding zinc finger protein ZFP2-like; this encodes CEKSFNTQEPLKKHQRIHTGEKPYKCSECGKSFIQQINLKRHQRIHTGEKPYQCSHCGKSFIQQINLKTHQHIHTGENPYQCSQCGKSFNRQSDLKIHQRIHIGEKPYQCSQCGKSFIQQSHLKKHQRIHTGEKPYQCSQCGKSFNGQSDLKTHQRIHTGDKPYQCSQCGKSFNQRSSLKRHQRIHTGEKPFQCSQCGKSFNAKSELKIHLRIHSGEKPYQCSQCGKSFNTQSNLKKHQRIHTGKKPYQCLQCGKSFNQQGNLKKHQRIHTGEEPYQSS